TGCAGGGTCAGGTTGTTCCACCCTAAAGCCGAGGCGACCTGGACGTGCTCCACGAGGTGGAGCACGGAAAGTCCCCGGATGGCCACTCCGCCCTGGAGCTTGTCGCTATGAATCACCTCGGGCACGTCGTCCTCACCGAGCAGCCGAGTCAAGAAGGTCCGGGCCACCTCCGTGTCCGGGTGCGGTTGGAGCAGGAGGTCGAGCACCGCCCTGCTCGTCCACCGCACGCCAGAGCCCGTGTTTGACCGTTCCTCCTGGCCCGCAAACCTCGTCGAGATGCCACCGGGAGGGGACTTCGGGGCTCCCGGTGACGCAGCGGAGCAAATCTGATGTTCCACAGCCGCGGGGTTTCGTGACTGACGGTGCTGCCGCGCCATTTGCAGCAACTCCTGAACATCCCGTTGGCTGAGGGGGAAGCGGTAGTAGAGCCACAGGGCGTAACCGATGATGCTCAGGGGGAGGGCGACGGCGGTACGGCTTGCGGTCAAGCACAGCTCACCACCCTACTCGCCTTAACCTGCCACAACCGGTGCGGGCTCTCCACGGCGTGACCTTCTGAGGCGCGCGTCAGTGCAGGGTGGTGAGATGGGGCGGGCTGCTGCAGCCCGCCCCATCCCACCTCAAGGGTTACTTGACGCTCCAGTTCTGATACATCAGTCCCCAGACAGGGTGACGCTCGAAGTTCTGGATGCGCGGGTTGACGAAGTCGTACTGCACGGGGTGGTAGAGGGGCACCCAGGGGTAATCGGCCAGGATCATCTTTTGTGCCTTCTGGTACAGCTTCACGCTGGCGGCCAAGTTCACCCCCTGCGCCTGGTCGAGGATGCGGTCGACTTCCTTGTTGGAGTAGCCCGAGAGGTTCCAGCCGCCCCGCGTATATGCCGTCGACTTGAACAGGATCGGCAGGAAGTCCGACGCGTCGGGGTACGCCTGATACCAGCCGGAGAGGCCGATCGCTGTGGCGCCAGGAGTGGTGATGGTGTTGATGTACTCGGCCTGCGGCAGGGCCTTGATGTCCGCCTTGATGCCAATGACGGCGAGTTGCTGCTGAATGGCCTGCGCGATCTTTGTAAAAGCCTCGTCGTTGAGGGTGATCAAGGTCGTGGTGACGTTCGTGAGCCCGGACTGCTTCATCAGGGCTTTGCCCTTCTCGGGGTCGTAGGTGGTGTCCTTCACCGTCTCGTCGTGCCCGGCGAGGCCAATCGGCAGAATCTGGCTGGCGACCTTGCCGCGCCCGTTCACAAGCTGCAGGATGCGTTTCTTGTCGATGGCGTGCGCCACCGCCTCGCGGACGAGCTTGTTGTTGAACGGCGCCTTTTGTGTGTTCATGTACAGGTAGTTCGTGCCGATCTGCACCGCGTCGTGCACATATCCCTTATACCTGGGGTTCTGCTGAATTGCGGCGAACTGCGCCGTCGGGATACCGTTACCAAGCACGTCCACATCACCGCGCTGCGCGCGCAGCAGCGCGACCTGCTCGTTCAGGCTGAGCAGAATCTGAATCTCGTCGACCTTGGCCGCGTTGGCCTTGTCGAAGTAGTTCGGGTTGCGCGCGAGCACCATCTTCTGGCCGGGGACCCACTGCTTCAGAACGAACGGACCGTTGGCGACCACATGGTGGGAGTAGTCGGAGCCCCACTTCTCCACGGCCTTGCGCGGGACCGCTGAAGCGAACGGCGTCGCGAGATAGTTCAGGAAGGTGCGGTCGGGTTTCTTCAGCTGGAATTGGATCGTGTAGGGATCAAGGAGCTTGATGCCGCTCACGTCCTTCGCCTTGCCGTCCACAAAGGCATCCGAGCCGACGAGGTTCCCGAACCAGCCGTTCTTGCCGCTCTGCGGGGACTTGCTCTTGGGGTTCAGGACCCGCTCGATGGCGTATTTGAAGGCGGCTGCATCGGTGGGTTCACCGTCCTGGAAGGTGATGCCCTTCTTGATCTTGAAGGTGTAGGTCTTGCCGTCCGCGCTGACCTTACCGTTGTCGGTGGCAGCCCACGGCACGAGCTTGGTGCCCTCACGGTAGGTGAGCAGCGTGACAAACAGCGCGTGCTCGACCGGCCAGTTCTGCACGTCGTCCCCGATGGCCGGGTCGAGCGTGTGGAAGTCCGAGGGGTACGCGACCGTGACGGTCTTGCCAGCGGCGAGCGCGGCGCTGGCGGTGAGAGCGAAGGTCAATCCGAGCAGGGAAACGATACGGCGGTGCATGAGGGCTCCTTGTGAGGGCTGTGGCCTCGGGTGGGCAGCTGGGCGACGGGCGGAACGCGGACAGGCTGCCGGGCGTGCTGCGACACGCCGAGCGTCAGGAGACGGAGATGCGCGGGTCAATCACGCTGTAGAGCATGTCGACGATGATGTTGGCGAAGACGATGCACGCCGCGGAGAAGAGGACGGTGCCCATGATCATCGGCAGGTCAATGTTCTGCACGGCCTGCCACGCGAGCGTCCCGATGCCGGGCCAGCCGAAGACCTGTTCGATGATGAGGGCACCGCCGAGCAGGACGCCCAGGTCGAGGGCGGTCATGGTGAGCAGCGGGCGCAGGGCGTTGCGGAACGCGTGCTTGAGCATGACCTGCGCGGGGGCCACCCCCTTAGCGCGTGCCGTGCGGACGTAATCCTCGCCCAGCACCTCGAGAAGGCTGGCCCGGCCCATGCGGGCGTAGTAGCCAGCGCCGGAGAGGCCGAGGGTGAGGGCGGGAAGAAGCAGGCTGATGGGCCCGGCGTCCGCGCCCCCCAGGGGCAGAAGTGGGTACTTGTAGCCGAAGACGTACAGCAGGATGATGCCCAGCCAGAACGACGGCACGGCCAGGGTCAGCAGGACGAAGGTGCTGGCAAGGCCGTCGATGGCGCGGACTTTCGTTCCAGCGGCGAGCAGGCCGACAGACGCGCCGATCAGGAGCTCGAAGGCGAGGCCAGCGAGGGCCAGCGCGAGCGTGTAGGGGAAGCGCTCGAGGATGGTAGGTAGCACCTTCTGCTCCGTCTTGTAGGAGCGTCCGAAGTCGCCCTGCACGGCGTGCCCCAGGAAACGGCCGTACTGAGCCAGGAAGGGTTGATCGAGGCCGAGCTCGTGGCGGATGCTGCGTACCGTTTCGGCGGTGGCGTTCGGTCCGGCGATCATGCGCGCCGGGTCGGCGGGCACCTTGTAGCCGATGAAGAAGGTGAGGAGGGACGCGCAGAGCAGCACCAGCGCGCTCCACGCCAGGCGGCGCAGGAGGAAGGAGAGCATCAGATGGCCTTCTTTCCGCTCTTCGGATCCAGAGCATCGCGCAGACCGTCGCCGAGCAGATTGAAGCTGAGAACGGACAGGCCGAGGAACACGCCGGGGAAGATCACGAGCCACGGACTGACCGTGAGGTACTGCGAGCCGTCGGCGATCATGTTGCCCCAGTCGGGCGTGGGGGGCTGCACGCCGATCCCGACG
This sequence is a window from Deinococcus apachensis DSM 19763. Protein-coding genes within it:
- a CDS encoding ABC transporter substrate-binding protein: MHRRIVSLLGLTFALTASAALAAGKTVTVAYPSDFHTLDPAIGDDVQNWPVEHALFVTLLTYREGTKLVPWAATDNGKVSADGKTYTFKIKKGITFQDGEPTDAAAFKYAIERVLNPKSKSPQSGKNGWFGNLVGSDAFVDGKAKDVSGIKLLDPYTIQFQLKKPDRTFLNYLATPFASAVPRKAVEKWGSDYSHHVVANGPFVLKQWVPGQKMVLARNPNYFDKANAAKVDEIQILLSLNEQVALLRAQRGDVDVLGNGIPTAQFAAIQQNPRYKGYVHDAVQIGTNYLYMNTQKAPFNNKLVREAVAHAIDKKRILQLVNGRGKVASQILPIGLAGHDETVKDTTYDPEKGKALMKQSGLTNVTTTLITLNDEAFTKIAQAIQQQLAVIGIKADIKALPQAEYINTITTPGATAIGLSGWYQAYPDASDFLPILFKSTAYTRGGWNLSGYSNKEVDRILDQAQGVNLAASVKLYQKAQKMILADYPWVPLYHPVQYDFVNPRIQNFERHPVWGLMYQNWSVK
- a CDS encoding ABC transporter permease, with protein sequence MLSFLLRRLAWSALVLLCASLLTFFIGYKVPADPARMIAGPNATAETVRSIRHELGLDQPFLAQYGRFLGHAVQGDFGRSYKTEQKVLPTILERFPYTLALALAGLAFELLIGASVGLLAAGTKVRAIDGLASTFVLLTLAVPSFWLGIILLYVFGYKYPLLPLGGADAGPISLLLPALTLGLSGAGYYARMGRASLLEVLGEDYVRTARAKGVAPAQVMLKHAFRNALRPLLTMTALDLGVLLGGALIIEQVFGWPGIGTLAWQAVQNIDLPMIMGTVLFSAACIVFANIIVDMLYSVIDPRISVS